A single region of the Microcella sp. genome encodes:
- a CDS encoding amidohydrolase: protein MTQISRPEPPADTLFTGGVVYRGPGRDAVPSALQVAVVDGRIAAVDADLGAWRGPATEVVDLAGGMLHAGFIDAHLHPIQGGLERLGCDLSEGASAQDYARLIADYAQLNPPRGCDASRAWITGGGWSMSAFAGGTPSAAELDAIEAIRPVFLYNRDHHGAWANSAALALAGITAATPDPADGRIERLPDGSPQGTLHEGATALVAAVAPSPTPDHEYAALLEAQSYAHSLGITAWQDAIVGDYFGASDTALVYRRALAEGRLTADVVGALWWDRNRGIEQVPDLVAKRDKHASELGAASRFRLTAVKIMADGVPENGTASMLKPYLGAFAEGEHPLGIPFVGGRALIDAIVALDAAGFSAHVHAIGDRAVRDTLDGFAAAREANGWSTPGRHHIAHVQFVHPDDVARFAALGVTANIQALWACYEPQLRELTAPVVGPERVGHQYPFASIHRTAPTDVRPRLCAGSDWPVSTPDPWAAIHVAVNRQLPADDPEHDPEPLLAHEALTLAEALDAYTAGSAFINGRGPGDSEVSGVIEVGAVADLAATDRDPFAGLAASIHATKNVGTWVAGRRVFG from the coding sequence GTGACTCAGATCTCGCGCCCCGAGCCCCCCGCCGACACCCTCTTCACCGGAGGAGTCGTCTACCGGGGGCCGGGGCGCGACGCTGTTCCTTCTGCCCTGCAGGTCGCCGTCGTTGACGGCCGCATCGCGGCAGTGGATGCTGACCTCGGTGCATGGCGCGGGCCGGCCACCGAGGTGGTTGATCTGGCGGGCGGGATGCTGCACGCGGGTTTCATCGACGCGCACCTCCACCCCATCCAGGGCGGGCTCGAACGGCTCGGGTGTGATCTGAGCGAGGGCGCTTCGGCGCAGGACTACGCCAGGCTTATTGCCGACTACGCGCAGCTCAACCCGCCCCGGGGTTGCGACGCCTCGCGTGCGTGGATCACCGGCGGCGGCTGGTCGATGAGCGCGTTCGCTGGCGGCACGCCGAGCGCCGCCGAGCTCGACGCGATCGAGGCCATCCGCCCCGTCTTCCTCTACAACCGCGACCACCACGGCGCCTGGGCCAACTCGGCCGCGCTCGCCCTCGCGGGTATCACGGCCGCGACCCCCGACCCGGCCGACGGCCGCATTGAGCGACTACCCGACGGTTCACCGCAGGGAACGCTGCACGAGGGCGCTACCGCGCTCGTGGCTGCCGTCGCACCGTCACCGACGCCTGACCACGAATACGCCGCCCTGCTCGAAGCCCAGAGCTACGCCCACAGTCTCGGCATCACGGCATGGCAAGACGCGATCGTGGGCGATTACTTCGGCGCGAGTGACACCGCACTGGTCTACCGCCGCGCGCTCGCCGAGGGGCGCTTGACGGCCGATGTCGTCGGTGCGCTGTGGTGGGACCGCAACCGTGGCATCGAGCAGGTGCCCGACCTCGTGGCGAAGCGAGATAAGCACGCGAGTGAGCTCGGCGCAGCATCCCGCTTTCGCCTCACAGCGGTGAAGATCATGGCCGACGGCGTGCCCGAGAACGGCACCGCCTCGATGCTGAAGCCGTACCTCGGCGCTTTCGCAGAGGGCGAGCACCCGCTCGGCATCCCGTTCGTGGGCGGCCGGGCGCTCATCGATGCGATCGTCGCCCTCGACGCCGCGGGGTTCTCGGCGCACGTGCACGCCATCGGAGATCGTGCGGTGCGCGACACTCTCGACGGTTTCGCGGCGGCGCGCGAGGCGAACGGGTGGTCGACGCCGGGGCGTCACCACATCGCGCACGTGCAGTTCGTGCACCCCGACGACGTGGCGCGCTTCGCGGCGCTCGGTGTGACGGCCAACATCCAGGCGCTGTGGGCCTGCTACGAGCCCCAGTTGCGTGAACTCACCGCGCCCGTGGTCGGCCCCGAGCGGGTGGGGCACCAGTACCCCTTCGCGAGCATCCACCGCACTGCGCCGACGGATGTTCGCCCGCGGCTGTGCGCCGGCAGCGACTGGCCCGTCTCGACGCCCGACCCGTGGGCGGCGATTCATGTCGCGGTCAATCGGCAGTTGCCCGCCGACGACCCCGAGCACGACCCCGAACCGTTGCTCGCGCACGAGGCGCTCACCCTCGCCGAGGCGCTCGACGCTTACACCGCGGGTTCGGCGTTCATCAACGGGCGGGGGCCGGGTGACTCCGAGGTCTCCGGCGTGATCGAGGTTGGGGCCGTCGCCGACCTGGCCGCGACCGACCGCGACCCGTTCGCGGGGCTCGCAGCGAGCATCCACGCGACCAAGAATGTCGGCACCTGGGTGGCCGGGCGGCGAGTGTTCGGGTGA
- a CDS encoding cation-translocating P-type ATPase codes for MVPVFSGVAFLAGLILEWSGLEIPALVLFWIGLLLGASTFTPGAIRKLFKGKLGIGLLMTISAIGAVILGYVEEAAALAFLYSIAEALEDKAMDRARGGLRALLKLVPETATVLQSGVSAQVPARELTVGQVMVVRPGERIATDGIVRSGRSSLDTSAITGESIPVEVEPGDAVSAGAINSSGVLEVEATAAGTDNSLTTIVELVEKAQTEKGERARLADRIARPLVPGVLILAALVAIIGSLLGDPEVWITRALVVLVAASPCALAISVPLTVVAAIGAASKFGVIIKSGAVFERFGTVRHVAVDKTGTLTRNEPAVTAVLTANGIAEEQALAWAAALEQHSTHPLAAAITAAAPGVPVAADVTEQAGHGIDGTVDGARITVGSPRWLDAGELGDRVAGLEEQGMTVVIVHRDEAPVAAIGVRDELRPEVPEVVRTLADQGVGMTMLTGDNARTARALAAQAGIADVRAELRPEDKATAIGELSKAGSVAMIGDGINDAPALASADIGIAMGATGSDAAIESADVAFTGHDLRLIPRAFDHARRGRRIINQNIILSLLIITALLPLALFGVLGLAAVVLVHEVAEVIVILNGLRAARTRTPRMES; via the coding sequence ATGGTGCCGGTCTTCTCCGGTGTCGCGTTCCTGGCTGGTCTGATCCTTGAATGGTCCGGGCTCGAGATCCCGGCGCTCGTACTGTTCTGGATCGGCCTGCTGCTGGGCGCGTCGACGTTCACTCCTGGCGCGATTCGGAAGCTGTTCAAGGGCAAGCTCGGGATCGGGCTGCTGATGACGATCAGCGCGATCGGCGCGGTCATCCTCGGCTATGTGGAGGAGGCCGCTGCTCTGGCGTTCTTGTACTCGATTGCTGAGGCGCTTGAGGACAAGGCGATGGACCGTGCCCGTGGCGGCCTGCGGGCGCTGCTGAAGCTCGTGCCGGAGACGGCGACCGTGCTGCAGAGCGGCGTCTCTGCGCAGGTGCCGGCGAGGGAGTTGACGGTCGGCCAGGTCATGGTGGTCCGCCCGGGCGAACGGATCGCAACCGACGGGATCGTCCGCTCTGGCCGCTCAAGCCTGGACACCTCGGCGATCACCGGGGAGTCGATCCCCGTCGAGGTCGAGCCCGGGGACGCGGTGTCGGCCGGCGCGATTAACAGCTCCGGCGTGCTGGAGGTCGAGGCGACCGCGGCCGGTACCGATAACTCGCTTACGACGATCGTGGAGTTGGTCGAGAAAGCGCAGACGGAGAAGGGCGAGCGTGCGCGTCTCGCGGACCGGATCGCCCGCCCGCTCGTACCCGGTGTGCTGATTCTCGCAGCGCTCGTCGCGATCATTGGGTCACTGCTGGGCGACCCGGAGGTATGGATCACTCGTGCGCTCGTCGTGCTGGTAGCGGCCTCTCCGTGCGCGCTGGCGATCTCGGTGCCGTTGACCGTCGTTGCCGCGATCGGCGCGGCGAGCAAGTTCGGCGTGATCATCAAGTCCGGCGCGGTCTTCGAGCGCTTCGGCACGGTCCGGCACGTCGCGGTCGACAAGACCGGCACCCTGACCCGTAACGAGCCCGCGGTCACCGCGGTCCTCACTGCGAACGGCATTGCCGAGGAGCAGGCGCTGGCTTGGGCGGCGGCTCTGGAGCAGCACAGCACGCATCCCCTTGCGGCGGCGATCACCGCTGCAGCCCCGGGTGTTCCCGTGGCCGCGGATGTGACCGAGCAGGCCGGGCACGGCATCGACGGCACCGTCGATGGCGCTCGTATCACGGTCGGCAGCCCCCGCTGGCTCGACGCCGGCGAGCTCGGCGACCGGGTTGCAGGGCTTGAGGAGCAGGGCATGACTGTCGTGATCGTGCACCGCGACGAGGCACCGGTCGCGGCGATCGGCGTCCGCGACGAGCTGCGTCCGGAAGTCCCCGAGGTGGTCCGCACGCTTGCGGATCAGGGCGTCGGCATGACGATGCTCACCGGGGACAACGCCCGCACCGCTCGTGCGCTGGCTGCGCAGGCCGGGATCGCTGATGTGCGCGCGGAGCTGCGCCCTGAGGACAAGGCGACCGCGATCGGCGAGTTGTCGAAGGCGGGATCGGTCGCGATGATCGGTGACGGCATCAACGACGCCCCGGCCCTGGCGTCCGCGGACATCGGCATCGCGATGGGAGCGACCGGCTCCGATGCGGCGATCGAGTCTGCGGACGTGGCCTTCACGGGTCATGATCTGCGGCTCATCCCGCGGGCGTTCGATCACGCGCGGCGGGGCCGGCGGATCATCAACCAGAACATCATCCTGTCCCTGCTGATCATCACCGCACTGCTCCCGCTCGCGCTCTTCGGGGTCCTGGGGCTCGCGGCTGTCGTCCTGGTCCACGAGGTCGCGGAGGTCATCGTGATCCTCAACGGCCTGCGCGCCGCACGCACCCGCACACCACGAATGGAAAGCTGA
- a CDS encoding glycoside hydrolase family 66 protein, with protein MPVARRARRVSLGALDKGGYAVEFAGARTAVDVTSHEFERIRYAFVASLGPDARAEPVVDFLRRIHATHVQFYDWAYRHDDLVSPTEEYVDPLGLERSLSVVRRHAQSLRSAGMSSMGYAAVYAIPATEEDRWAHALMLNHDGMPYRLGEGFLSLTDPSDESWKSHFYGQLRHAKAEVDLDGFHLDAYGWPKFALRQDGSVIDLASALAGIVDGVADAVPHAVYMFNNVNDFPTEATATSRQHATYIEVWSPHDSYGDLAMLIDRARRGAPRRPVVLAAYLSTFDTGEPEESLESARLLMAVAGSSGGSTLLLGEDGHLLTGPYYANNHELSDQHREEFVRWYDFIVSMSDVLYDPQAVEVTEQFAGGINHDVIVVLADGSRASTKPQAGDLWLRVVRTGEGLVVHLIDLTRQHETDWDAPKLVGDAVVGARLILTGLRADATVVMSSPNFPPMSIVSAGESVSFEQSDALSAAEDGMVFELPPLDSWTVILIPWDRWVRTDLNAKMQSVAIR; from the coding sequence ATGCCTGTGGCTCGACGCGCCCGGCGCGTCAGCCTTGGTGCACTCGACAAGGGAGGTTATGCGGTTGAATTCGCCGGAGCCCGCACCGCAGTCGACGTCACGTCTCATGAGTTCGAGCGAATTAGGTACGCGTTCGTTGCATCATTAGGCCCCGATGCGCGGGCAGAGCCTGTTGTGGACTTCTTGCGTCGAATCCACGCGACTCACGTGCAGTTCTACGACTGGGCATATCGTCACGATGACCTCGTCTCACCGACCGAGGAGTACGTTGACCCGCTCGGGCTCGAGAGATCGCTGTCTGTGGTTCGCCGGCATGCTCAGTCACTGCGCTCCGCCGGAATGTCGTCGATGGGCTATGCGGCGGTCTACGCCATTCCGGCGACCGAAGAAGACCGATGGGCGCATGCTCTCATGCTCAACCACGATGGCATGCCCTACCGATTGGGGGAAGGCTTTCTCTCCTTGACAGATCCCAGTGACGAGAGTTGGAAGTCGCACTTCTATGGGCAGCTCCGCCACGCGAAAGCGGAAGTGGATCTCGACGGCTTCCACCTCGACGCCTACGGGTGGCCAAAATTCGCCCTTCGTCAAGACGGCAGCGTTATTGATCTCGCGAGCGCTCTCGCCGGTATCGTCGACGGCGTCGCTGATGCGGTGCCCCATGCTGTGTACATGTTCAATAACGTCAATGACTTCCCAACAGAGGCGACGGCGACGTCACGACAGCACGCGACCTACATCGAAGTGTGGTCTCCTCACGACAGTTATGGCGATCTGGCGATGCTCATTGATCGTGCTCGCCGCGGTGCACCACGACGTCCCGTCGTGCTGGCTGCCTACTTGTCGACATTCGACACGGGCGAGCCCGAGGAGTCGTTGGAATCTGCCCGACTCCTCATGGCCGTCGCCGGCTCGAGCGGCGGGTCGACACTGTTGCTCGGCGAAGACGGTCACCTTCTCACCGGCCCCTACTATGCGAACAATCACGAGTTGAGCGACCAGCATCGAGAAGAGTTCGTGCGGTGGTACGACTTCATCGTGAGCATGTCTGACGTCTTGTATGACCCCCAAGCCGTGGAGGTGACTGAGCAGTTCGCAGGAGGCATCAACCATGACGTCATCGTCGTGCTCGCCGATGGCTCGCGCGCCTCTACAAAGCCGCAGGCTGGCGACCTGTGGCTGCGCGTCGTTCGTACTGGAGAAGGTCTTGTTGTGCATCTCATCGACTTGACGCGTCAACACGAGACTGACTGGGATGCACCCAAGCTGGTCGGCGACGCTGTGGTTGGCGCCCGGCTCATCCTCACCGGGCTGCGAGCCGACGCCACCGTCGTGATGAGCTCGCCCAACTTTCCGCCGATGAGCATTGTCTCGGCAGGCGAGAGTGTGTCGTTCGAGCAGTCTGACGCTCTGAGTGCTGCCGAGGATGGGATGGTCTTTGAGCTTCCTCCGCTCGACTCGTGGACCGTGATTCTCATCCCTTGGGATCGTTGGGTGAGGACTGACCTCAACGCGAAGATGCAGTCGGTGGCAATCCGCTGA
- a CDS encoding ribonucleotide-diphosphate reductase subunit beta: protein MNPTQTSTTIAQYEVPIDPMDELHCESCQ, encoded by the coding sequence ATGAACCCCACGCAGACGAGCACCACCATCGCCCAGTACGAGGTTCCGATCGACCCCATGGACGAGTTGCACTGCGAGAGCTGCCAGTAG
- a CDS encoding NADPH-dependent FMN reductase, which yields MIIVGSVRPGRIGLPIARWAASHAEQAGFEIDLVDLAELALPFMDEPAHPGKRAYTKPHTFAWSERVEQADAVLLVSPEYNHSYSPALKNALDYLMQEWQGKPVGIVAYGGASGGLRAAAALDQVLATLGLVRVPVDVAINGAGSLVADGVFAAESKHDATLGRLLAALERYASTLRPLRKV from the coding sequence ATGATCATCGTTGGCTCTGTTCGCCCCGGCCGCATCGGCCTGCCGATCGCCCGGTGGGCGGCCTCGCACGCCGAGCAGGCCGGTTTCGAGATCGATCTCGTCGACCTTGCCGAGCTCGCGCTGCCGTTCATGGACGAACCAGCGCACCCCGGCAAGCGCGCGTACACGAAACCGCACACCTTCGCGTGGAGCGAGCGCGTCGAGCAGGCAGATGCCGTGCTGCTCGTGAGCCCCGAGTACAACCACAGCTACAGCCCAGCGCTCAAGAACGCGCTCGACTACCTCATGCAGGAATGGCAGGGCAAGCCCGTGGGCATCGTCGCCTACGGGGGAGCATCCGGTGGTCTGCGCGCCGCCGCCGCTCTCGATCAGGTGCTCGCGACGCTGGGGCTCGTGAGGGTTCCCGTCGACGTCGCCATCAACGGCGCGGGGTCGCTCGTCGCCGATGGCGTGTTCGCCGCCGAGTCGAAGCACGACGCCACGCTCGGCAGGTTGCTCGCGGCGCTCGAGCGCTATGCCTCGACCCTTCGGCCGCTGCGGAAAGTCTAG
- a CDS encoding MFS transporter, translating into MSGYTDLLRTRGVARIIAAQLTARIPSGMISLAFLIHIEKIFDSYGAAGLVLAATSVGQAIAGPLTSRWMGRLGMRPVLITTLIVCTAGIALIAFVIMPLWLFMVVGFVVGISTPPIQPAVRTIYPKMVTGRQLTPLFSLDASAQEIIWVMGPVITVVLATQVSSVAAITVAGLFLVGGGIWFIASPEVGKVRIPRSRRRIGVVLKNRAVLLATASGFLLVGAAASIEVGVVAVFGEGGAEAGILFGIWAIASLIGGLSMGHLPIGPWALARRFAIVLVGMAMAPFALEFWWLAFALVVAGIGLAPVLAVMFAIVSASVKFSDTAEAYGWLGTGQLIGAALGSAIAGFLIDDLGPIGGFYAAIAFAAAGLLVASVFHRWHPDLRGRDASPIPDTEPVQVVS; encoded by the coding sequence GTGAGTGGATACACCGACCTGTTGAGAACGCGCGGCGTGGCGCGCATCATCGCCGCGCAGCTGACCGCGCGGATTCCGTCGGGCATGATCTCGCTCGCCTTTCTCATCCACATCGAGAAGATCTTCGACTCGTACGGCGCCGCCGGCCTCGTGCTCGCGGCGACGAGCGTCGGTCAGGCCATCGCGGGGCCGCTCACCAGCCGGTGGATGGGGCGGCTCGGCATGCGCCCGGTGCTCATCACCACTCTGATCGTGTGCACTGCCGGAATCGCGCTCATCGCCTTCGTCATCATGCCGCTGTGGCTGTTCATGGTCGTCGGCTTCGTCGTCGGCATCTCGACTCCCCCGATTCAGCCCGCCGTGCGCACCATCTACCCCAAGATGGTCACCGGAAGGCAGCTGACCCCCCTGTTCTCGCTCGACGCCTCCGCCCAAGAGATCATCTGGGTGATGGGGCCGGTCATCACCGTCGTGCTCGCCACACAGGTGTCGAGCGTCGCGGCGATCACCGTCGCCGGGCTGTTTCTCGTCGGCGGCGGCATCTGGTTCATCGCGAGCCCCGAAGTCGGCAAAGTGCGCATTCCGCGCAGTCGACGCCGCATCGGGGTCGTGCTCAAGAACCGGGCAGTGCTGCTGGCGACCGCGAGCGGATTCCTGCTCGTCGGCGCCGCGGCGTCGATCGAAGTCGGAGTCGTCGCGGTGTTCGGCGAGGGCGGGGCCGAAGCTGGCATTCTGTTCGGCATCTGGGCCATCGCCTCGCTCATCGGCGGCCTCTCGATGGGGCACTTGCCGATCGGGCCGTGGGCGCTCGCGCGCCGCTTCGCGATCGTGCTCGTCGGCATGGCCATGGCCCCCTTCGCGCTCGAGTTCTGGTGGCTCGCCTTCGCCCTCGTCGTCGCCGGCATCGGGCTCGCGCCCGTGCTCGCCGTCATGTTCGCCATCGTGTCGGCGAGCGTGAAGTTCAGCGACACCGCCGAGGCCTACGGCTGGCTCGGCACGGGCCAGCTCATCGGCGCCGCCCTCGGCTCGGCCATCGCCGGCTTTCTCATCGATGACCTCGGGCCGATCGGAGGCTTCTACGCCGCGATCGCCTTCGCCGCGGCCGGCCTGCTCGTCGCCTCGGTGTTCCACCGCTGGCACCCCGACCTGCGGGGGCGCGACGCGAGCCCGATTCCCGACACCGAGCCGGTGCAGGTGGTCAGCTAG
- a CDS encoding helix-turn-helix transcriptional regulator produces the protein MLTIASRLNVMNRLGRAMADPTRSRILMALLGGPSYPAVLSRELELTRSNVSNHLTCLRDCGIVVAEPEGRQTRYEIADPHLAAALVALVDVTLAVDEHAPCVDSSCTVPGCCGTGADA, from the coding sequence ATGCTGACTATTGCTTCACGCCTCAACGTCATGAACCGGCTCGGCCGGGCAATGGCGGATCCGACTCGTTCCCGGATCCTGATGGCGCTACTCGGAGGACCGAGCTACCCAGCTGTGCTCTCGCGCGAGCTGGAGCTGACACGCTCGAACGTTTCGAACCATCTGACCTGCCTCCGTGATTGCGGGATAGTGGTCGCTGAGCCGGAGGGCCGGCAGACGCGGTACGAGATCGCTGACCCGCATCTTGCGGCTGCGCTCGTCGCGCTCGTGGATGTGACGCTGGCGGTCGATGAGCACGCGCCGTGTGTGGACTCGTCGTGCACGGTGCCGGGCTGCTGCGGTACAGGGGCGGACGCGTGA
- a CDS encoding ribonucleotide-diphosphate reductase subunit beta: protein MGILGTGIQEGLLLKPVTYKWAMDLYDQAVANTWFPNEIQLGEDIADFKKMTDEERHAITFLMSYFNPNELLVNKALAFGVYPYINAPEAHLYLAKQMWEEANHCMSFEYVLETFPIDRAAAYDSHVTVPSMARKEEFEVKFITRMTQDTLDITTTEGKQDFIRNLVAYNVILEGIWFYSGFMVALSFRQRNLLRNFGSLVDWIVRDESLHLKFGINLILTVLEENPDLQTPEFAAEIRQMILDAVEMEEQYNHDLLPNGILGLNANYINQYVKYLADRRLEELGFDTEYNVSNPAKWMATANDTLQLVNFFESTNTSYEVNAKQG from the coding sequence ATGGGAATCCTCGGAACCGGAATTCAAGAGGGCCTGCTCCTCAAGCCGGTCACCTACAAGTGGGCCATGGACCTCTACGACCAGGCTGTCGCGAACACCTGGTTTCCGAATGAGATCCAGCTCGGCGAAGACATCGCCGACTTCAAGAAGATGACCGACGAAGAGCGTCACGCCATCACCTTCTTGATGAGCTACTTCAACCCGAATGAGCTGCTCGTCAACAAGGCGCTCGCTTTCGGCGTCTACCCCTACATCAATGCTCCCGAGGCGCACCTCTACCTCGCGAAGCAGATGTGGGAAGAAGCGAACCACTGCATGAGCTTCGAGTACGTGCTCGAGACCTTTCCGATCGACCGCGCCGCGGCCTACGACAGCCACGTCACCGTGCCGTCGATGGCGCGCAAAGAGGAGTTCGAGGTCAAGTTCATCACGCGCATGACGCAAGACACCCTCGACATCACGACCACCGAGGGCAAGCAAGACTTCATCCGCAACCTCGTGGCCTACAACGTGATTCTCGAGGGCATCTGGTTCTACAGCGGCTTCATGGTCGCCCTGTCGTTCCGCCAGCGCAATCTGCTGCGCAACTTCGGTTCGCTCGTCGACTGGATCGTGCGCGACGAGAGCCTGCACCTCAAGTTCGGTATCAACCTGATTCTGACGGTGCTCGAAGAGAACCCTGACCTGCAGACGCCGGAGTTCGCCGCCGAGATTCGCCAGATGATTCTTGACGCCGTCGAGATGGAAGAGCAGTACAACCACGACTTGCTGCCCAACGGCATCTTGGGGTTGAACGCCAACTACATCAACCAGTACGTCAAGTACCTGGCTGACCGCCGCCTCGAAGAGCTCGGCTTCGACACCGAGTACAACGTGTCGAACCCGGCCAAGTGGATGGCGACCGCCAACGACACCCTGCAGCTCGTCAACTTCTTTGAGTCGACGAACACCTCCTACGAGGTCAACGCCAAGCAGGGCTAG
- a CDS encoding ribonucleoside-diphosphate reductase subunit alpha, whose amino-acid sequence MSITVVKRDGTREPYDANKINLAIERAAEGLDDQVAWVTQIASELELTLFDGITTQQLDEAVIQVALQNVKDDPAFDVVAARLLLKTIYKRVLGDYENAAELRELHRAHFADYIRRGVDEALLDPRFPDLFDLDALAEVLEPASDGLLKYIGVVTLNNRYGIKARNNEPLETPQYFWMRVAMGLSLNEADPTTHAIAFYKKMSTLEYLAAGSTLVNAGTSYPQLSNCFVMEMQDDIEHIAKSVRDVMWLTKGTGGIGLAVTKLRAQGSPIRSNNTTSTGPIPFMHTIDSVLRAVSRGGKKFGALCFYMENWHMDFPEFLDLRQNSGDPYRRTRTANTAVWISDEFMKRVQNDDDWYLFDPLEVADLNELYGKDFSKRYAEYVTMAERGELNMFKKIGAREQFKQILISLQSTSHPWLTWKDTINNRAINNNTGTIHLSNLCTEICLPQDRDNISVCNLASINLSQHFVDGGLDWAKIDESARLAVRQLDNLIDITVSSVDEADHANTTNRAIGLGVMGFTDVVEKLGFSYDSEEAFDLIDEIMEHVSYAAIDESAELAKERGSYANFAGSRWSQGIVPIDTIDLTEADRGVEVQVNRTTRLDWDALREKVKGGMRNATLMAIAPTASIGLVAGTTPGLDPQFSQIFSRSTSSGKFLEVNRNLVTALQSHGLWEKVREDILRSQGDIQGIAAIPDEIKAAYKTSFQLSPYAFLEVAARAQKWIDQAISRNMYLETRDVDDMIDIYTSAWKKGVKTTYYLHMKPRHTAEQSTVKVNKAEAINASSTSAPATTGAAPARKGFGFGGAAKAAE is encoded by the coding sequence GTGAGCATCACCGTTGTCAAGCGAGATGGAACCCGCGAACCGTACGACGCCAACAAGATCAATCTGGCGATCGAACGCGCGGCCGAAGGCCTCGACGACCAGGTCGCCTGGGTCACCCAGATCGCGAGCGAGCTCGAGCTCACGCTTTTCGACGGCATCACGACGCAGCAGCTCGACGAGGCGGTCATCCAGGTCGCCCTGCAGAACGTCAAAGACGACCCGGCGTTCGATGTCGTCGCGGCACGCCTGCTGCTCAAGACCATCTACAAGCGAGTGCTCGGCGACTACGAGAATGCGGCCGAGCTGCGTGAGCTGCACCGCGCGCACTTCGCCGACTACATTCGCCGTGGAGTCGACGAGGCTCTCCTCGACCCCCGCTTTCCCGACCTCTTCGACCTCGACGCGCTCGCCGAGGTGCTCGAGCCCGCGAGCGACGGCCTGCTGAAGTACATCGGTGTCGTCACCCTCAACAACCGCTACGGCATCAAGGCGCGCAACAACGAACCGCTCGAGACGCCGCAGTACTTCTGGATGCGCGTGGCCATGGGCCTCTCGCTCAACGAGGCAGACCCGACCACGCACGCCATCGCGTTCTACAAGAAGATGTCGACGCTCGAATACCTCGCCGCGGGCTCCACGCTCGTCAACGCAGGCACGAGCTACCCGCAGCTGTCGAACTGCTTCGTGATGGAGATGCAAGACGACATCGAGCACATCGCGAAGAGCGTGCGCGACGTCATGTGGCTCACCAAGGGCACGGGGGGCATCGGGCTCGCCGTGACGAAGCTGCGCGCCCAGGGCTCGCCCATCCGCTCGAACAACACGACGTCGACCGGCCCGATTCCGTTCATGCACACGATCGACTCGGTGCTGCGTGCGGTGAGCCGAGGCGGCAAGAAGTTCGGTGCCCTGTGCTTCTACATGGAGAACTGGCACATGGACTTCCCCGAGTTTCTCGACCTGCGTCAGAACTCGGGCGACCCCTACCGTCGCACGCGCACGGCGAACACCGCCGTGTGGATCAGCGACGAGTTCATGAAGCGCGTGCAGAACGACGACGACTGGTACCTCTTCGACCCGCTCGAGGTCGCCGACCTCAACGAGCTGTACGGCAAAGACTTCTCGAAGCGCTACGCCGAGTACGTGACGATGGCCGAGCGCGGTGAACTGAACATGTTCAAGAAGATCGGTGCGCGCGAGCAGTTCAAGCAGATCCTCATCTCGCTGCAGTCGACCAGCCACCCGTGGTTGACCTGGAAAGACACGATCAACAACCGTGCCATCAACAACAACACGGGCACGATCCACCTGTCGAATCTCTGCACCGAGATCTGCCTGCCGCAAGACCGCGACAACATCTCGGTCTGCAACCTGGCGTCGATCAACCTCTCGCAGCACTTCGTCGACGGTGGCCTCGACTGGGCCAAGATCGACGAGAGCGCGCGCCTCGCGGTGCGCCAGCTCGACAACCTCATCGACATCACCGTCTCGAGCGTCGACGAGGCAGACCACGCGAACACCACCAACCGCGCCATCGGCCTCGGCGTCATGGGCTTCACCGACGTCGTCGAGAAGCTCGGCTTCTCGTACGACTCTGAAGAGGCCTTCGACCTCATCGACGAGATCATGGAGCACGTCTCGTACGCGGCCATCGACGAGTCGGCCGAACTGGCGAAAGAGCGCGGCTCGTACGCGAACTTCGCAGGTTCGCGCTGGTCGCAGGGCATCGTTCCGATCGACACGATCGACCTCACCGAGGCAGACCGCGGCGTCGAGGTGCAGGTGAACCGCACCACCCGCCTCGACTGGGATGCCCTGCGCGAGAAGGTCAAGGGCGGCATGCGCAACGCGACCCTCATGGCCATCGCACCCACGGCGTCCATCGGGCTCGTCGCCGGAACGACGCCGGGGCTCGACCCGCAGTTCTCGCAGATCTTCAGCCGGTCGACGAGCTCGGGCAAGTTTCTCGAGGTCAACCGCAACCTGGTCACCGCGCTGCAGTCGCACGGGCTGTGGGAGAAGGTGCGCGAAGACATCTTGCGCAGCCAGGGCGACATTCAGGGCATCGCCGCGATTCCTGACGAGATCAAGGCCGCCTACAAGACGAGCTTCCAGCTCTCGCCCTACGCCTTCCTCGAAGTGGCGGCGCGTGCACAGAAGTGGATCGACCAGGCCATCAGCCGCAACATGTACCTCGAGACGCGCGACGTCGACGACATGATCGACATCTACACCTCTGCGTGGAAGAAGGGCGTCAAGACCACCTACTACCTGCACATGAAGCCGCGGCACACCGCCGAGCAGTCGACCGTCAAGGTGAACAAGGCCGAGGCGATCAATGCCAGCTCGACGTCGGCACCGGCCACGACAGGCGCCGCGCCCGCGCGCAAGGGCTTCGGCTTCGGCGGCGCCGCGAAGGCAGCGGAGTGA